Genomic window (Streptomyces clavuligerus):
ATCGGGTCAGCCGGCGGAAGGCGTCGAATTTTGCCTCGTGCTCGCTCGACCAGGCCTTCCGGCCTTTGAGCGTCTCCCTCTTGAAGGCAGCGTCGAAGGACTCAGCCGCGGTATTGTCGGCGCTGGACCCGATCGCGCGCACCGCGCCCGCCCCGCCGGCCACACCGCGGGGTCCGGCGACACCGGCCCGTCCCAGGGCACCGCGTCGCTGTGCCCGCCGGAGGCCGACCGGATCACCGCCCACCTGATCGCCGCGGCCTCCCCCTGCGCACCACCAGCGAGACCTGCGCCCGGGAGCAGAGCGCGCATTGGTGGACCGCCGGACAGGCCACCGACACCGCCATCGGCTCCCCCGCCGCCCTCCGGGCCACCTCCGCACCTCCGCACCCTGGACATCCGCACCCTGGACATCCTGCGCGACACCGTCGCGACGCGCGGGCGACCGTCTCCACCGGAAAGTTGGCGATCTACCAGATCACCGGCAACCGCCTGACCTGACACTCAACAGCGCCATCGGCCCCACCCCTTCCAGCGGCACCGGGGACGAGGTGCGCGCCTGCGGCGTCCTCGGGCCCGGCCACACCGACGGCCTCCCGCACGACACCCGGTAGGCCCCGCTGTGGTGCAACCGCCATAGCCGTCAGCGCCGGATCCGTCTGCGGCCGGCGCCTGGGCGGGCCCGCAGTCCCGTGATCAAGCTCCCCAGGGGTGCGATGCGATCAGGGCGCGCAGCGCTGCGGCCACGGGGCGCGGGCGTTCTTGCATGGCGACGTGACCGACGCCGGGGAGGGTGAGCAGACGGGCGTCGCGGAAGGCAGCGTGGGCGCGGGAGGCCGTGCGGAAGGGGACGAGGCGGTCGTCGCGACCGTAGACGAGGAGGGTGGGGACGGCGATCCGGCGGGCCTGCTGCCAGGGGGACCCTCCTGGGAGGGGGAGATGCGCGCGGACGACGGCGCGGACGCCCGCCGCGAGCACGGCCGGTGCGTACGGGAGCTGCGCGCGACGCTGTCGTTCCCGCGCCTCGACAGCCCGTTGCCCGTCGCCGACGAGGGCGGGATCGGCGTAGATCAGACGGTAGAGGTCGTCCAACTGGCGCTCGACGCTCTGGCCGGCCAGTAGCCGGGAGGCGCCCGGCAGCCCCAGCAGGGCCACCCGCAGGGCTTGTGGCGTCGGGAGGGCGGGCAGGACGGGCGAGACGAGCGTCAGGGTGGCCACCAGGTCGGGGCGTTCGGCGGCGAGGTGGAGCGCGGCCAGGGCGCCGAGAGAGTTGCCGACCAGATGCACCCGGCGGTGCCCGGCGCGGTCGAGGTGGCCCGCGACGGCCGCGGCCTGGCGCCCGACCGTGACGACGCCGTCGGGCGGGGGCGCCGACCTCCCGAAACCCGGCAGATCCACGGCGAGACAGTGCGCCGTGTCCCGTACGAGGTCGATCAGCGCGGCCCAGTTGTGGGTCCAGCCGCCCAGCCCGTGCAGGAAGACGGCGGTGGCCGCGCCCGGATCGGGGCCGGGGGCGTACACGGTGGAAAGGGGCTGCTGCACGGTGGTCCTCCTCCTCGCGGGGGTGTTGCGTAGCCCGGGCCGGTGGTGCCGATGGCGTTGGAGTGGTTCCCGTGCCCGCTGGGTGGTGGGGCTGGTCGTCGCGGTGCGCCGGGGCCGGGGGGGGAGCGGTCCCGGCGCGCCGCGGGGTCGGCGCCCACTCACGGACCGGCGAATCCGCCCGTCTCGACGATGGCGCGCCGGTAGTGGTCGATGAGCCGGTCGCCGACCGCCTCCCAACTGCGCTCCACCACATCGGCCCGACCCGCCCGGCCGAACGCAGTCCGCAACGCCCCGCTGTCGGCCAGCCGCTCCACCGCCTGCCGGAGACCCCCCTCGTCGTGGGGCGGGACCAGGAACCCGGTGCGCTCCGGACGCACCAGGTCCAGGGGGCCGCCGGCCGCCGGGGCGACTACCGGCAGACCGCTGGCCATGGCCTCCTGGAGGGTCTGGCCGAAGGTCTCGTACGGCCCCGCGTGGGCGAACACGTCGAAGGAGGCGTAGAGCCGGGCGAGGTCGTGACCGGTCCTGCGGCCCAGGAAGACCGCGTGGGGCAGGGCGGCCTCCAGCCGGGCCCTGCAGGGGCCGTCGCCCACGACCACCAGGCGCACGCCGGGTATCCGCGCGACCTGCGCGAGGTGCTCGACCCGCTTCTCCACCGCCAGCCGCCCCACGTACCCCACCAGGACCTGCCCCGGGCCCAGCCGCCGACGCAGGGCCTCGTCGCGGTGGCGGGGGTGGAAGCGCACGCAGTCCACGCCGCGCGGCCACAGGTGGAGGCGGGGCACGCCCTGGTCCCGCAGGGCGTCGAGGGACGCCCGGGACGGGGCCAGCGTCCGGGCGGCCGCGGTGTGGACGCGCCGCAGCCACCACCAGGCCAACCGGGCCCCGGCGGCCCGCGCCACCGGAAGGTAGGTCCTGGCATAGGCGGCCAGGTCCGTCTGGAACACCGCCACCACCGGGACCCCCGCCCGCCCGGCCGCGGCCCCTCCGGCAGCCCCCAGCGCGAGCGGGCCGGCCAGGTGGACCACATGGGGGCGGTGGCGCGCGATGGCGTCCGCCACCCGGCGCCCCG
Coding sequences:
- a CDS encoding alpha/beta fold hydrolase, coding for MQQPLSTVYAPGPDPGAATAVFLHGLGGWTHNWAALIDLVRDTAHCLAVDLPGFGRSAPPPDGVVTVGRQAAAVAGHLDRAGHRRVHLVGNSLGALAALHLAAERPDLVATLTLVSPVLPALPTPQALRVALLGLPGASRLLAGQSVERQLDDLYRLIYADPALVGDGQRAVEARERQRRAQLPYAPAVLAAGVRAVVRAHLPLPGGSPWQQARRIAVPTLLVYGRDDRLVPFRTASRAHAAFRDARLLTLPGVGHVAMQERPRPVAAALRALIASHPWGA
- a CDS encoding glycosyltransferase family 4 protein; translated protein: MRVVVVAESFAPQLNGVAHSVLRVAEHLRARGHVPLVVAPAPGATGGEGASPQGERPYGYEVVRVPSVPLPGYPEVRVALPGRRVADAIARHRPHVVHLAGPLALGAAGGAAAGRAGVPVVAVFQTDLAAYARTYLPVARAAGARLAWWWLRRVHTAAARTLAPSRASLDALRDQGVPRLHLWPRGVDCVRFHPRHRDEALRRRLGPGQVLVGYVGRLAVEKRVEHLAQVARIPGVRLVVVGDGPCRARLEAALPHAVFLGRRTGHDLARLYASFDVFAHAGPYETFGQTLQEAMASGLPVVAPAAGGPLDLVRPERTGFLVPPHDEGGLRQAVERLADSGALRTAFGRAGRADVVERSWEAVGDRLIDHYRRAIVETGGFAGP